The Candidatus Brocadiia bacterium genome includes a window with the following:
- a CDS encoding ROK family protein translates to MRIALGINIGGTNISVGLVNELGRILLRKTIPAQASQGGPALLRRVVRLAKDTIRNRAILGIGACMPGQIDPNKGMPLAPTPNIPGWARLPIKKALSGLGLPVHIENDANVAALGEQYCGAGRGVKNLILLTLGTGVGGGIIIDGKIYRGSFCYAGEVGHVPVPIPPWHKVRCGCGNYGCLETVASATGVVRRMRDRMHETGESKASCKDRRKSNKITAKKIFDLARRGRKLELEVVKETGWYLGVAIAGLINVLDPELVIIGGKMSEAGDILMNQIRLNVRGRTMPSKSKCPRIVRAKLGGDAGLIGAAALVFSHE, encoded by the coding sequence ATGCGTATCGCACTGGGCATAAACATCGGCGGCACCAACATCTCGGTCGGGCTGGTGAACGAACTAGGCCGAATCCTTCTCCGGAAAACCATTCCGGCCCAGGCCAGCCAAGGCGGCCCGGCCCTGCTCCGGCGCGTGGTCAGGCTGGCCAAAGATACCATAAGGAATCGGGCTATTCTCGGCATCGGAGCCTGTATGCCCGGGCAGATAGACCCGAACAAAGGCATGCCCCTGGCCCCTACCCCGAACATACCCGGCTGGGCCAGACTGCCCATAAAGAAGGCACTATCAGGATTAGGACTGCCGGTCCATATCGAGAACGACGCCAACGTAGCCGCCCTGGGCGAACAATACTGCGGAGCTGGCCGGGGCGTTAAGAACCTGATACTCCTGACTCTTGGTACCGGAGTCGGCGGAGGCATCATCATCGACGGTAAAATATACCGAGGCAGTTTCTGTTACGCCGGTGAGGTCGGGCACGTGCCCGTCCCAATACCGCCCTGGCACAAGGTCAGGTGCGGTTGCGGCAATTACGGCTGTTTGGAAACCGTGGCATCGGCTACCGGAGTGGTCAGGCGGATGAGAGACAGGATGCACGAGACAGGAGAGAGCAAAGCCTCCTGTAAGGACAGGAGGAAATCAAATAAAATCACGGCCAAAAAGATATTCGATTTGGCTAGGCGCGGGCGCAAACTCGAACTCGAAGTGGTCAAGGAGACCGGCTGGTATCTGGGCGTGGCCATTGCCGGGCTCATTAACGTGCTCGACCCTGAGTTAGTAATCATCGGAGGCAAGATGTCCGAGGCCGGCGATATACTGATGAACCAAATCCGGCTGAACGTCCGGGGCCGGACCATGCCCTCGAAGTCCAAATGCCCCCGCATCGTCCGTGCCAAGCTGGGCGGCGACGCCGGCTTGATCGGCGCCGCGGCGCTGGTGTTTAGTCACGAATGA
- the mauJ gene encoding methylamine utilization protein MauJ — MSYLMHIGFDNTSRLCRNVYYFEYKGIRYKLIQNNTRKWQDVLLTIISGGNNKKLQDKAYITASEFLSALSWENGSRTKLENIGGFGVYGNCTLKKAKCRCFSFPEVPFGGNIQGYNISKIPKIETNEQRNALILFREASSSNNQFLSFLFYWQVLEIGKKDAVGWINKTYRKNRNGIRLSTDEISKLPLNNKKLGNYFLDDCRNVIAHIVKRKPGLTTIQLDNPDDNLRIKMSTYVIEEFARFYIKSELNLTKNMYLVRKNGKGFPVYMDEDDTKKCSCPLAYKDRPQKIRY, encoded by the coding sequence ATGTCTTATTTAATGCATATCGGTTTTGATAACACTTCTCGACTTTGCAGAAATGTATATTACTTTGAATACAAAGGAATTCGATATAAATTAATCCAAAATAATACAAGAAAATGGCAAGATGTTCTTTTAACAATAATATCTGGGGGCAATAATAAAAAACTTCAGGATAAAGCATATATAACCGCATCAGAATTCTTAAGTGCCCTAAGTTGGGAAAATGGGTCAAGAACAAAATTAGAAAACATAGGTGGATTTGGAGTTTATGGTAATTGCACACTAAAAAAAGCAAAGTGCAGGTGCTTTAGTTTCCCCGAAGTACCTTTTGGGGGAAATATACAAGGATATAACATATCCAAAATCCCAAAAATTGAAACTAATGAGCAAAGAAATGCCCTTATACTTTTTAGAGAAGCTTCTAGTTCTAATAATCAGTTTTTATCCTTCTTATTTTATTGGCAAGTATTGGAAATAGGGAAGAAAGACGCCGTTGGATGGATAAATAAAACTTATAGGAAAAATAGGAATGGGATAAGATTATCCACTGATGAGATATCAAAATTACCATTAAATAATAAAAAACTTGGTAATTATTTTCTTGATGACTGTCGTAATGTAATTGCCCATATTGTAAAACGTAAACCTGGGCTGACTACAATACAACTTGATAACCCAGATGATAACCTTAGAATTAAAATGAGCACCTATGTAATCGAGGAATTTGCTAGATTTTACATTAAAAGCGAATTAAATCTCACCAAAAATATGTATTTAGTGCGAAAAAATGGAAAGGGATTCCCAGTTTATATGGATGAAGATGACACGAAAAAATGTTCTTGTCCTCTAGCGTATAAAGATCGCCCTCAAAAAATCAGATATTAA
- a CDS encoding ParB/RepB/Spo0J family partition protein — protein MDKKSENKQVQEIKLSTIIPNRFQPRKTFDQAGLQELMDSIKTAGVLEPIIVRRDPKNPDCCEIIMGERRFRSCQALKMDTIPAVVKEADDRQMLEWAIIENTHRKDLNPIERAKGYKQLADTFNLTHQEVAERVGVGRTTVTDLIRLLSLPKEIQDDVGRQTIRVGHAMALLAIPDPERRLKIWQRVKNEDLSVRNLRIIVDSLIHPRGVGMGGTFSRQPQYKEFHCGNDSTLREYAERIRQKLCNKSDVRITSGKMGDKLIFGSIFISYSSEDELQRILKILG, from the coding sequence ATGGATAAAAAGTCAGAAAATAAGCAGGTCCAGGAGATAAAGCTGTCGACCATCATCCCGAACCGGTTCCAGCCGCGCAAGACATTTGACCAGGCCGGACTGCAGGAGCTGATGGACTCCATCAAGACGGCCGGCGTGCTGGAGCCCATCATCGTCAGACGAGACCCTAAAAACCCTGATTGTTGCGAAATCATTATGGGCGAGCGGCGATTCCGGTCCTGCCAGGCGCTCAAGATGGACACCATCCCGGCCGTGGTCAAGGAGGCCGACGACCGCCAGATGCTGGAATGGGCCATCATCGAAAATACCCACCGCAAAGACCTCAACCCCATCGAGCGGGCCAAGGGCTACAAGCAGTTGGCCGATACATTTAACCTGACTCATCAAGAGGTAGCCGAGCGGGTCGGCGTCGGCCGGACCACGGTCACCGATTTAATCCGGCTATTATCCTTGCCAAAGGAGATACAGGATGATGTCGGACGTCAGACAATCCGGGTCGGACACGCCATGGCGCTTTTGGCCATTCCCGACCCCGAACGGCGCCTGAAAATATGGCAGAGAGTCAAGAACGAGGACCTCTCGGTCAGAAACCTGAGAATCATCGTTGATTCGTTGATCCACCCCAGAGGCGTCGGCATGGGCGGCACCTTCAGCCGGCAACCGCAATATAAGGAATTCCATTGCGGCAATGACTCAACCCTTCGCGAGTATGCGGAACGAATCAGGCAAAAACTGTGCAACAAATCTGATGTGCGCATCACTTCCGGCAAAATGGGCGATAAATTAATCTTCGGCTCTATTTTCATAAGCT